One genomic segment of Flavobacteriales bacterium includes these proteins:
- a CDS encoding threonylcarbamoyl-AMP synthase → MLLEIHPDNPDEKKIRKVVDLLNEGAVIIYPTDGVYAIGCSLLKSKAIDRVAKIKGLKTEKANFSIVCHDLSHLSEYARVDTPIYKIMKKALPGPYTFILEASNKIPKFFNNNKRSVGIRVPNNAIVRMIVKELGHPIISTSVHDDDEVIEYTTDPELIHEKYDKAVDLVIAGGYGKNEASTIIDCTDGYPEVIREGIGPTEDLF, encoded by the coding sequence ATGCTTTTAGAAATTCACCCGGATAATCCTGATGAGAAAAAAATCAGAAAAGTGGTTGACTTGTTAAACGAGGGGGCGGTGATTATTTATCCGACGGATGGAGTATATGCCATTGGTTGCTCATTGCTGAAATCGAAAGCAATCGATCGTGTGGCTAAGATCAAAGGCCTGAAAACCGAGAAAGCAAATTTCTCCATTGTATGTCACGATTTAAGTCACCTTTCGGAATACGCCAGAGTTGATACTCCCATTTATAAAATCATGAAAAAAGCACTTCCGGGTCCATACACCTTTATCCTGGAAGCGAGTAATAAAATTCCAAAATTCTTCAACAACAATAAACGTTCAGTAGGAATTCGCGTTCCCAACAATGCTATTGTGCGAATGATTGTAAAAGAACTGGGGCATCCCATTATTTCCACCTCAGTGCACGATGATGATGAAGTAATAGAATACACCACCGATCCTGAATTGATTCATGAAAAATATGATAAAGCGGTTGATTTGGTTATTGCGGGAGGTTACGGCAAGAATGAAGCATCAACCATTATCGATTGTACCGATGGATATCCGGAAGTGATAAGAGAAGGAATTGGTCCCACCGAAGATTTGTTTTGA
- a CDS encoding gamma-glutamyl-gamma-aminobutyrate hydrolase family protein (Members of this family of hydrolases with an active site Cys residue belong to MEROPS family C26.) — protein MRILIVDCGSSKVPDIVAILRKLNVECTSIKWNELKGDELHYNGVIISGAPVLLTNTSADPYIEKIKPLIKISVPVLGICFGHQILGIINGAYIAKCSEDRAWQEITIIHPYGLFAGFNNWVMMREDHTECIDLPHGFRRDAGSEICANEAMHHEKYPWYGVQFHPESSGEMGEKLFNNFLTICKSWS, from the coding sequence ATGAGGATTTTGATTGTTGATTGTGGAAGTTCCAAGGTGCCGGATATCGTTGCTATCCTTCGGAAATTGAATGTAGAATGTACATCCATTAAATGGAATGAATTAAAAGGTGATGAACTGCATTACAATGGAGTAATCATTAGTGGAGCACCTGTTTTACTCACCAATACTTCAGCAGATCCTTACATTGAAAAAATAAAACCTTTGATTAAAATTTCAGTTCCTGTATTGGGAATTTGTTTTGGTCACCAGATTTTAGGAATTATAAATGGAGCCTACATTGCAAAATGCAGTGAAGATCGCGCGTGGCAGGAAATTACGATCATTCATCCTTACGGATTATTTGCAGGTTTTAACAATTGGGTGATGATGCGCGAAGACCATACAGAATGCATCGATTTACCACATGGATTTCGAAGAGATGCCGGATCTGAAATTTGCGCGAATGAGGCGATGCACCATGAAAAATATCCATGGTATGGTGTGCAATTTCATCCTGAATCTTCGGGAGAAATGGGCGAAAAATTATTTAATAACTTTCTGACGATTTGTAAATCATGGTCCTGA